In one window of Aphidius gifuensis isolate YNYX2018 linkage group LG4, ASM1490517v1, whole genome shotgun sequence DNA:
- the LOC122854823 gene encoding interaptin isoform X6 gives MDLQTGLICVGVVCLSAAVILFVSMFGMKEKSYEEAIAEQRKLPDDLLLGKKDKGKEKKYKNKTGKKVKEKKEDKDEKDDKSEHVQFEETPQILSSDLPPQEVCKANKKKNKPEKVKPILVNKDESPLVIADINSVPQIMDDVNHFEITHPKDVVELIRSHSGDNLPQSSSSQSSDSPVNKTPKETPTKSKKNTSKDSLKKKDDNNKDDKKDLVNAIIPALQIAKETAVKEIQKDISAQQSSSLNKESKKNKKKNDILAQIGGDKDGVNVSLLMPLVQKAELSRSEIQILIDQLLNKQLDNPVEHSEWTEGRADPVIKLKKQLAEKDKALSEEHETSISYQNKLKELRGELNSEKSRLTNHIKNLEDALNNKITEAQTLHTRMQHILETHAAEKQGFSRQIEQLQSKVNEDAAIIHKMQEEQGQTQSNLQQEIISQRKHMEMQYSQLRENENGIKLQYAQQCEINNNEIERLRQQVLSLQEQIVIRDKELQVYKESSNRIADMSCQIEESHRANAELEHRLNESHRHEQELQKQLNTLQSELKIAKTNSTDTTKLKNEIIRLIGEVNEAKNLKVIIKNKDDDYKKILNDFNNSQNEIKKLEKLLNDNNDELKNVKIDFTKYQDDIKNDKIEYIKLQEELNFFKNKLSQVEAELNNANEYIKTANEVSGELKIVKAELEQQQNGNKITDDIHLKMIKLQEDNERFCQQIGKISELQKELKQVRDENDKLKIKNKHSENGVDKKIEQNNITQLEQNNLIIQKDKQLDAFKVELTKKDADFNKLNQQIEALQNDVKNQVNIITRLQEDLELQRTKNNDTLDKIRIAEQETTKSLLQRIFPDIEIKEKAYDRWLKTFEEHVNNILTDNNQNDDTIKQNKKLQNLVTHYKEIIADTEGMLNNLQSHVESAESRWQSELRQKENDIVNLRVELKELQSKSKATEQLQEKIGNLESRLAEQEALQKTNQFKEDNRVNDDSKNLSIIEKFNEEKQRLIQELQTERNYTATTKLELTKVEEDLKKNEHLLDQQNKSVTRLQNEIQRLKAEFPGASNNTEQLTANGPPSSDSQNSESTKKATSKRRRFTGMI, from the exons atgGATCTTCAAACGGGATTAATTTGTGTTGGTGTGGTTTGTCTTTCGGCAGCTGTGATTCTTTTTGTATCAATGTTTGGTATGAAGGAAAAATCCTACGAAGAAGCTATTGCTGAACAACGTAAACTTCCTGATGATTTACTTCTtg gTAAAAAGGATAaaggtaaagaaaaaaaatataaaaataaaactgggaaaaaagttaaagaaaagaaagaagATAAGGatgaaaaagatgataaatCAGAGCATGTACAATTTGAGGAAACGCCTCAGATTTTGTCATCGGATCTTCCTCCTCag GAGGTATGCAAGGcaaataagaagaaaaataaacctGAAAAAGTCAAGCCAATATTAGTCAACAAAGATGAATCACCACTTGTTATTGCTGATATTAATTCAGTTCCACAAATTATGGATGATGTTAATCATTTTGAAATAACACATCCAAAAGATGTTGTAGAATTAATAAGAAGTCATAgt gGTGATAATTTGcctcaatcatcatcatctcaaTCGTCTGATTCACCAGTTAATAAAACACCAAAAGAAACACCaacaaaatcgaaaaaaaatacatcaaaagattcattaaagaaaaaagatgacaacaataaagatgataaaaaagatttaGTTAATGCTATTATTCCAGCATTACAAATTGCCAAGGAAACTGCTGTTAAagaaatacaaaaagatatttCTGCTCAACAAAGTTCATCTTTAAAtaaagaatcaaaaaaaaataaaaagaaaaatgatattcTTGCACAAATTG GTGGTGATAAAGATGGTGTTAATGTATCATTGTTGATGCCACTTGTTCAAAAAGCTGAATTAAGTCGTTCAGAAATACAAATATTGattgatcaattattaaataaacaacttgATAATCCAGTTGAACATTCTGAATGGACTGAAGGACGTGCTGATCcagttataaaattaaaaaaacaacttgctGAAAAAGATAAAGCATTATCTGAAGAACATGAAACAAGTAtaagttatcaaaataaattaaaagaattacgTGGTGAATTAAATTCTGAAAAATCACGTTTAAcaaatcatattaaaaatcttgaagatgcattaaataataaaataactgaaGCACAAACACTTCATACACGTATGCAACATATACTTGAAACTCATGCTGCTGAAAAACAAGGTTTTTCACGTCAAATTGAACAATTACAATCAAAAGTTAATGAAGATGCTgcaataatacataaaatgcAAGAAGAACAAGGACAAACACAAAGTAATTTACAACAAGAAATAATATCACAACGTAAACATATGGAAATGCAATATTCACAATTacgtgaaaatgaaaatggtattaaattacaatatgCACAACAATgtgaaattaataacaatgaaattgaAAGATTACGTCAACAGGTATTATCATTACAAGAACAAATTGTTATACGTGATAAAGAATTACAAGTATATAAAGAATCATCAAATCGTATTGCTGATATGTCATGTCAAATTGAAGAATCACATCGTGCTAATGCTGAACTTGAACATAGATTAAATGAATCACATCGTCATGAACAAGaattacaaaaacaattaaatacattacaatcagaattaaaaattgctaaaacaaattcaactgatacaacaaaattaaaaaatgaaataataagatTAATTGGTGAAGTTAATGaagctaaaaatttaaaagtaattattaaaaataaagatgatgattataaaaaaatattaaatgattttaataattcacaaaatgaaattaaaaaattagaaaaattattaaatgataataatgatgaattaaaaaatgttaaaattgattttacaaaatatcaagatgatattaaaaatgataaaattgaatatattaaattacaagaagaattaaatttttttaaaaataaattatcacaagTTGAAGCTGAGCTAAATAAtgcaaatgaatatattaaaacagCAAATGAAGTTAGTggtgaattaaaaattgttaaagcTGAATtagaacaacaacaaaatggcAATAAAATAACTGATGATATACAtcttaaaatgattaaattacaAGAAGATAATGAAAGATTTTGTCAACAAATTGGTAAAATAAGTGAATTACAAAAAGAACTTAAACAAGTACgtgatgaaaatgataaattaaaaatcaaaaataaacattcagAAAAtggtgttgataaaaaaattgaacaaaataatataacacaattggaacaaaataatttaataatacaaaaagataaaCAACTTGATGCATTTAAAGTTGAGCTAACAAAAAAAGATGCTGATTTTAATAAGCTCAATCAACAAATTGAAGCACTACaaaatgatgttaaaaatcaagttaatATCATCACAAGATTACAAGAAGATCTTGAACTtcaaagaacaaaaaataat GATACATTAGATAAAATAAGAATTGCTGAACAAGaaacaacaaaatcattaCTACAAAGAATATTCCCTGATAtcgaaattaaagaaaaagcaTATGATAGATGGTTAAAAACATTTGAGGAACATGTTAATAATATCTTAactgataataatcaaaatgatgatacaattaaacaaaataaaaaattacaaaatcttGTTACTCATTACAAAGAAATTATTGCTGATACCGAGGGAATGTTAAATAATCTTCAGAGTCATGTTGAATCTGCTGAGTCAAGATGGCAATCTGAATTGcgacaaaaagaaaatgatattgttaatttgAGAGTAGAGCTAAAAGAACTTCAAAGTAAATCTAAAGCAACTGAacaattacaagaaaaaattggCAATTTAGAATCACGTCTTGCTGAACAAGAAGcattacaaaaaacaaatcaatttaaagAAGATAATCGTGTTAATgatgattcaaaaaatttatcaattatagaaaaatttaatgaagaaaaacaaaGATTAATACAAGAATTACAAACAGAACGTAATTATACTGCAACAACAAAATTGGAATTAACAAAAGTTgaagaagatttaaaaaaaaatgaacatttattggatcaacaaaataaatcagtAACAAGACTTCAAAATGAAATCCAACGATTAAAG gcTGAATTTCCTGGTGCTAGTAATAACACTGAACAGTTAACAGCAAATGGTCCACCATCATCAGACTCCCAAAATTCTGAg TCCACTAAGAAAGCCACGTCAAAGCGGCGCAGATTTACAGGTatgatttaa
- the LOC122854823 gene encoding kinectin isoform X3, with the protein MDLQTGLICVGVVCLSAAVILFVSMFGMKEKSYEEAIAEQRKLPDDLLLGKKDKGKEKKYKNKTGKKVKEKKEDKDEKDDKSEHVQFEETPQILSSDLPPQEVCKANKKKNKPEKVKPILVNKDESPLVIADINSVPQIMDDVNHFEITHPKDVVELIRSHSGDNLPQSSSSQSSDSPVNKTPKETPTKSKKNTSKDSLKKKDDNNKDDKKDLVNAIIPALQIAKETAVKEIQKDISAQQSSSLNKESKKNKKKNDILAQIGGDKDGVNVSLLMPLVQKAELSRSEIQILIDQLLNKQLDNPVEHSEWTEGRADPVIKLKKQLAEKDKALSEEHETSISYQNKLKELRGELNSEKSRLTNHIKNLEDALNNKITEAQTLHTRMQHILETHAAEKQGFSRQIEQLQSKVNEDAAIIHKMQEEQGQTQSNLQQEIISQRKHMEMQYSQLRENENGIKLQYAQQCEINNNEIERLRQQVLSLQEQIVIRDKELQVYKESSNRIADMSCQIEESHRANAELEHRLNESHRHEQELQKQLNTLQSELKIAKTNSTDTTKLKNEIIRLIGEVNEAKNLKVIIKNKDDDYKKILNDFNNSQNEIKKLEKLLNDNNDELKNVKIDFTKYQDDIKNDKIEYIKLQEELNFFKNKLSQVEAELNNANEYIKTANEVSGELKIVKAELEQQQNGNKITDDIHLKMIKLQEDNERFCQQIGKISELQKELKQVRDENDKLKIKNKHSENGVDKKIEQNNITQLEQNNLIIQKDKQLDAFKVELTKKDADFNKLNQQIEALQNDVKNQVNIITRLQEDLELQRTKNNELRTKNWKVMEALSVAESRGKTNSGKYIDDTLDKIRIAEQETTKSLLQRIFPDIEIKEKAYDRWLKTFEEHVNNILTDNNQNDDTIKQNKKLQNLVTHYKEIIADTEGMLNNLQSHVESAESRWQSELRQKENDIVNLRVELKELQSKSKATEQLQEKIGNLESRLAEQEALQKTNQFKEDNRVNDDSKNLSIIEKFNEEKQRLIQELQTERNYTATTKLELTKVEEDLKKNEHLLDQQNKSVTRLQNEIQRLKAEFPGASNNTEQLTANGPPSSDSQNSESTKKATSKRRRFTGMI; encoded by the exons atgGATCTTCAAACGGGATTAATTTGTGTTGGTGTGGTTTGTCTTTCGGCAGCTGTGATTCTTTTTGTATCAATGTTTGGTATGAAGGAAAAATCCTACGAAGAAGCTATTGCTGAACAACGTAAACTTCCTGATGATTTACTTCTtg gTAAAAAGGATAaaggtaaagaaaaaaaatataaaaataaaactgggaaaaaagttaaagaaaagaaagaagATAAGGatgaaaaagatgataaatCAGAGCATGTACAATTTGAGGAAACGCCTCAGATTTTGTCATCGGATCTTCCTCCTCag GAGGTATGCAAGGcaaataagaagaaaaataaacctGAAAAAGTCAAGCCAATATTAGTCAACAAAGATGAATCACCACTTGTTATTGCTGATATTAATTCAGTTCCACAAATTATGGATGATGTTAATCATTTTGAAATAACACATCCAAAAGATGTTGTAGAATTAATAAGAAGTCATAgt gGTGATAATTTGcctcaatcatcatcatctcaaTCGTCTGATTCACCAGTTAATAAAACACCAAAAGAAACACCaacaaaatcgaaaaaaaatacatcaaaagattcattaaagaaaaaagatgacaacaataaagatgataaaaaagatttaGTTAATGCTATTATTCCAGCATTACAAATTGCCAAGGAAACTGCTGTTAAagaaatacaaaaagatatttCTGCTCAACAAAGTTCATCTTTAAAtaaagaatcaaaaaaaaataaaaagaaaaatgatattcTTGCACAAATTG GTGGTGATAAAGATGGTGTTAATGTATCATTGTTGATGCCACTTGTTCAAAAAGCTGAATTAAGTCGTTCAGAAATACAAATATTGattgatcaattattaaataaacaacttgATAATCCAGTTGAACATTCTGAATGGACTGAAGGACGTGCTGATCcagttataaaattaaaaaaacaacttgctGAAAAAGATAAAGCATTATCTGAAGAACATGAAACAAGTAtaagttatcaaaataaattaaaagaattacgTGGTGAATTAAATTCTGAAAAATCACGTTTAAcaaatcatattaaaaatcttgaagatgcattaaataataaaataactgaaGCACAAACACTTCATACACGTATGCAACATATACTTGAAACTCATGCTGCTGAAAAACAAGGTTTTTCACGTCAAATTGAACAATTACAATCAAAAGTTAATGAAGATGCTgcaataatacataaaatgcAAGAAGAACAAGGACAAACACAAAGTAATTTACAACAAGAAATAATATCACAACGTAAACATATGGAAATGCAATATTCACAATTacgtgaaaatgaaaatggtattaaattacaatatgCACAACAATgtgaaattaataacaatgaaattgaAAGATTACGTCAACAGGTATTATCATTACAAGAACAAATTGTTATACGTGATAAAGAATTACAAGTATATAAAGAATCATCAAATCGTATTGCTGATATGTCATGTCAAATTGAAGAATCACATCGTGCTAATGCTGAACTTGAACATAGATTAAATGAATCACATCGTCATGAACAAGaattacaaaaacaattaaatacattacaatcagaattaaaaattgctaaaacaaattcaactgatacaacaaaattaaaaaatgaaataataagatTAATTGGTGAAGTTAATGaagctaaaaatttaaaagtaattattaaaaataaagatgatgattataaaaaaatattaaatgattttaataattcacaaaatgaaattaaaaaattagaaaaattattaaatgataataatgatgaattaaaaaatgttaaaattgattttacaaaatatcaagatgatattaaaaatgataaaattgaatatattaaattacaagaagaattaaatttttttaaaaataaattatcacaagTTGAAGCTGAGCTAAATAAtgcaaatgaatatattaaaacagCAAATGAAGTTAGTggtgaattaaaaattgttaaagcTGAATtagaacaacaacaaaatggcAATAAAATAACTGATGATATACAtcttaaaatgattaaattacaAGAAGATAATGAAAGATTTTGTCAACAAATTGGTAAAATAAGTGAATTACAAAAAGAACTTAAACAAGTACgtgatgaaaatgataaattaaaaatcaaaaataaacattcagAAAAtggtgttgataaaaaaattgaacaaaataatataacacaattggaacaaaataatttaataatacaaaaagataaaCAACTTGATGCATTTAAAGTTGAGCTAACAAAAAAAGATGCTGATTTTAATAAGCTCAATCAACAAATTGAAGCACTACaaaatgatgttaaaaatcaagttaatATCATCACAAGATTACAAGAAGATCTTGAACTtcaaagaacaaaaaataat GAATTACGTACTAAGAACTGGAAAGTTATGGAAGCACTTTCCGTGGCTGAGTCGCGTGGTAAAACAAATTCTGGAAAATACATTGAT GATACATTAGATAAAATAAGAATTGCTGAACAAGaaacaacaaaatcattaCTACAAAGAATATTCCCTGATAtcgaaattaaagaaaaagcaTATGATAGATGGTTAAAAACATTTGAGGAACATGTTAATAATATCTTAactgataataatcaaaatgatgatacaattaaacaaaataaaaaattacaaaatcttGTTACTCATTACAAAGAAATTATTGCTGATACCGAGGGAATGTTAAATAATCTTCAGAGTCATGTTGAATCTGCTGAGTCAAGATGGCAATCTGAATTGcgacaaaaagaaaatgatattgttaatttgAGAGTAGAGCTAAAAGAACTTCAAAGTAAATCTAAAGCAACTGAacaattacaagaaaaaattggCAATTTAGAATCACGTCTTGCTGAACAAGAAGcattacaaaaaacaaatcaatttaaagAAGATAATCGTGTTAATgatgattcaaaaaatttatcaattatagaaaaatttaatgaagaaaaacaaaGATTAATACAAGAATTACAAACAGAACGTAATTATACTGCAACAACAAAATTGGAATTAACAAAAGTTgaagaagatttaaaaaaaaatgaacatttattggatcaacaaaataaatcagtAACAAGACTTCAAAATGAAATCCAACGATTAAAG gcTGAATTTCCTGGTGCTAGTAATAACACTGAACAGTTAACAGCAAATGGTCCACCATCATCAGACTCCCAAAATTCTGAg TCCACTAAGAAAGCCACGTCAAAGCGGCGCAGATTTACAGGTatgatttaa
- the LOC122854823 gene encoding kinectin isoform X4, producing the protein MDLQTGLICVGVVCLSAAVILFVSMFGMKEKSYEEAIAEQRKLPDDLLLGKKDKGKEKKYKNKTGKKVKEKKEDKDEKDDKSEHVQFEETPQILSSDLPPQGDNLPQSSSSQSSDSPVNKTPKETPTKSKKNTSKDSLKKKDDNNKDDKKDLVNAIIPALQIAKETAVKEIQKDISAQQSSSLNKESKKNKKKNDILAQIGGDKDGVNVSLLMPLVQKAELSRSEIQILIDQLLNKQLDNPVEHSEWTEGRADPVIKLKKQLAEKDKALSEEHETSISYQNKLKELRGELNSEKSRLTNHIKNLEDALNNKITEAQTLHTRMQHILETHAAEKQGFSRQIEQLQSKVNEDAAIIHKMQEEQGQTQSNLQQEIISQRKHMEMQYSQLRENENGIKLQYAQQCEINNNEIERLRQQVLSLQEQIVIRDKELQVYKESSNRIADMSCQIEESHRANAELEHRLNESHRHEQELQKQLNTLQSELKIAKTNSTDTTKLKNEIIRLIGEVNEAKNLKVIIKNKDDDYKKILNDFNNSQNEIKKLEKLLNDNNDELKNVKIDFTKYQDDIKNDKIEYIKLQEELNFFKNKLSQVEAELNNANEYIKTANEVSGELKIVKAELEQQQNGNKITDDIHLKMIKLQEDNERFCQQIGKISELQKELKQVRDENDKLKIKNKHSENGVDKKIEQNNITQLEQNNLIIQKDKQLDAFKVELTKKDADFNKLNQQIEALQNDVKNQVNIITRLQEDLELQRTKNNELRTKNWKVMEALSVAESRGKTNSGKYIDDTLDKIRIAEQETTKSLLQRIFPDIEIKEKAYDRWLKTFEEHVNNILTDNNQNDDTIKQNKKLQNLVTHYKEIIADTEGMLNNLQSHVESAESRWQSELRQKENDIVNLRVELKELQSKSKATEQLQEKIGNLESRLAEQEALQKTNQFKEDNRVNDDSKNLSIIEKFNEEKQRLIQELQTERNYTATTKLELTKVEEDLKKNEHLLDQQNKSVTRLQNEIQRLKAEFPGASNNTEQLTANGPPSSDSQNSEQTRSSISLIPDVEKTLNADNNTIIESNVLHQDIDIELKSNNCHTADSDTLNGRQQIKKNKKKRKGGSGKK; encoded by the exons atgGATCTTCAAACGGGATTAATTTGTGTTGGTGTGGTTTGTCTTTCGGCAGCTGTGATTCTTTTTGTATCAATGTTTGGTATGAAGGAAAAATCCTACGAAGAAGCTATTGCTGAACAACGTAAACTTCCTGATGATTTACTTCTtg gTAAAAAGGATAaaggtaaagaaaaaaaatataaaaataaaactgggaaaaaagttaaagaaaagaaagaagATAAGGatgaaaaagatgataaatCAGAGCATGTACAATTTGAGGAAACGCCTCAGATTTTGTCATCGGATCTTCCTCCTCag gGTGATAATTTGcctcaatcatcatcatctcaaTCGTCTGATTCACCAGTTAATAAAACACCAAAAGAAACACCaacaaaatcgaaaaaaaatacatcaaaagattcattaaagaaaaaagatgacaacaataaagatgataaaaaagatttaGTTAATGCTATTATTCCAGCATTACAAATTGCCAAGGAAACTGCTGTTAAagaaatacaaaaagatatttCTGCTCAACAAAGTTCATCTTTAAAtaaagaatcaaaaaaaaataaaaagaaaaatgatattcTTGCACAAATTG GTGGTGATAAAGATGGTGTTAATGTATCATTGTTGATGCCACTTGTTCAAAAAGCTGAATTAAGTCGTTCAGAAATACAAATATTGattgatcaattattaaataaacaacttgATAATCCAGTTGAACATTCTGAATGGACTGAAGGACGTGCTGATCcagttataaaattaaaaaaacaacttgctGAAAAAGATAAAGCATTATCTGAAGAACATGAAACAAGTAtaagttatcaaaataaattaaaagaattacgTGGTGAATTAAATTCTGAAAAATCACGTTTAAcaaatcatattaaaaatcttgaagatgcattaaataataaaataactgaaGCACAAACACTTCATACACGTATGCAACATATACTTGAAACTCATGCTGCTGAAAAACAAGGTTTTTCACGTCAAATTGAACAATTACAATCAAAAGTTAATGAAGATGCTgcaataatacataaaatgcAAGAAGAACAAGGACAAACACAAAGTAATTTACAACAAGAAATAATATCACAACGTAAACATATGGAAATGCAATATTCACAATTacgtgaaaatgaaaatggtattaaattacaatatgCACAACAATgtgaaattaataacaatgaaattgaAAGATTACGTCAACAGGTATTATCATTACAAGAACAAATTGTTATACGTGATAAAGAATTACAAGTATATAAAGAATCATCAAATCGTATTGCTGATATGTCATGTCAAATTGAAGAATCACATCGTGCTAATGCTGAACTTGAACATAGATTAAATGAATCACATCGTCATGAACAAGaattacaaaaacaattaaatacattacaatcagaattaaaaattgctaaaacaaattcaactgatacaacaaaattaaaaaatgaaataataagatTAATTGGTGAAGTTAATGaagctaaaaatttaaaagtaattattaaaaataaagatgatgattataaaaaaatattaaatgattttaataattcacaaaatgaaattaaaaaattagaaaaattattaaatgataataatgatgaattaaaaaatgttaaaattgattttacaaaatatcaagatgatattaaaaatgataaaattgaatatattaaattacaagaagaattaaatttttttaaaaataaattatcacaagTTGAAGCTGAGCTAAATAAtgcaaatgaatatattaaaacagCAAATGAAGTTAGTggtgaattaaaaattgttaaagcTGAATtagaacaacaacaaaatggcAATAAAATAACTGATGATATACAtcttaaaatgattaaattacaAGAAGATAATGAAAGATTTTGTCAACAAATTGGTAAAATAAGTGAATTACAAAAAGAACTTAAACAAGTACgtgatgaaaatgataaattaaaaatcaaaaataaacattcagAAAAtggtgttgataaaaaaattgaacaaaataatataacacaattggaacaaaataatttaataatacaaaaagataaaCAACTTGATGCATTTAAAGTTGAGCTAACAAAAAAAGATGCTGATTTTAATAAGCTCAATCAACAAATTGAAGCACTACaaaatgatgttaaaaatcaagttaatATCATCACAAGATTACAAGAAGATCTTGAACTtcaaagaacaaaaaataat GAATTACGTACTAAGAACTGGAAAGTTATGGAAGCACTTTCCGTGGCTGAGTCGCGTGGTAAAACAAATTCTGGAAAATACATTGAT GATACATTAGATAAAATAAGAATTGCTGAACAAGaaacaacaaaatcattaCTACAAAGAATATTCCCTGATAtcgaaattaaagaaaaagcaTATGATAGATGGTTAAAAACATTTGAGGAACATGTTAATAATATCTTAactgataataatcaaaatgatgatacaattaaacaaaataaaaaattacaaaatcttGTTACTCATTACAAAGAAATTATTGCTGATACCGAGGGAATGTTAAATAATCTTCAGAGTCATGTTGAATCTGCTGAGTCAAGATGGCAATCTGAATTGcgacaaaaagaaaatgatattgttaatttgAGAGTAGAGCTAAAAGAACTTCAAAGTAAATCTAAAGCAACTGAacaattacaagaaaaaattggCAATTTAGAATCACGTCTTGCTGAACAAGAAGcattacaaaaaacaaatcaatttaaagAAGATAATCGTGTTAATgatgattcaaaaaatttatcaattatagaaaaatttaatgaagaaaaacaaaGATTAATACAAGAATTACAAACAGAACGTAATTATACTGCAACAACAAAATTGGAATTAACAAAAGTTgaagaagatttaaaaaaaaatgaacatttattggatcaacaaaataaatcagtAACAAGACTTCAAAATGAAATCCAACGATTAAAG gcTGAATTTCCTGGTGCTAGTAATAACACTGAACAGTTAACAGCAAATGGTCCACCATCATCAGACTCCCAAAATTCTGAg CAAACGAGATCGTCAATATCATTGATACCTGATGTAGAAAAAACCCTGAATgctgataataatacaattattgagAGCAACGTATTACACCAAGATATTGACattgaattaaaatcaaataattgtcATACGGCTGATAGTGATACCTTGAATGGCAgacaacaaattaaaaaaaacaagaaaaagagGAAG ggtGGTTCAGGAAAAAAGTAA